A genomic segment from Mustela lutreola isolate mMusLut2 chromosome 15, mMusLut2.pri, whole genome shotgun sequence encodes:
- the C15H17orf58 gene encoding UPF0450 protein C17orf58 homolog isoform X2 yields the protein MSLGTVSTKMTARAFWLLCLIVGSSPEAPVAERKASPPHNRKPDPGGGPSAEGTPGPRAPPVPEEPRRPRAAEASPRAWPDPRRRKPPPPAENRAGFREAAREPAGPPSPRLAQAENRASPRRVPALEDSPRRSRARALRFPAARSLARAAEAAAGPAHPNRPRAAAPPPGPEPAPAPPPRLSPPRRDADPGAEPCARACRVDLDERESYCASEFAVNGIVHDVDVLGTGIRLVTLLVDRDGLYKMNRLYITPDGFFFRVHILVLDSSSCNKPCPEFKPGSRYIVMGHIYHKRRQLPTALLQVLRGRLRPGDGLLRSGNSYVKRFNRKRNGQVQSAVHTQCV from the exons CGTCGCCACCCCACAACAGGAAGCCCGACCCCGGCGGCGGCCCGAGTGCGGAGGGGACGCCGGGGCCCCGGGCTCCGCCGGTCCCTGAGGAGCCGCGGCGGCCGCGCGCGGCCGAGGCCTCTCCCCGCGCTTGGCCCGACCCGCGACGCCGGAAGCCCCCGCCGCCCGCCGAGAACCGGGCCGGCTTCCGGGAGGCCGCGCGCGAGCCCGCCGGCCCGCCGAGCCCCCGCCTCGCGCAGGCCGAGAACCGCGCCTCGCCGCGCCGCGTGCCCGCGCTGGAGGACTCCCCGCGGCGCTCACGCGCCCGGGCCCTGCGCTTCCCGGCCGCGCGGTCGCTCGCGCGCGCCGCCGAGGCTGCCGCCGGCCCCGCCCACCCCAACCGGCCGCGCGCCGCCGCGCCGCCCCCGGGGCCCGAGCCGGCGCCTGCACCGCCCCCGCGCCTCAGCCCGCCGCGGAGGGACGCGGATCCCGGCGCCGAGCCCTGCGCGCGCGCCTGCAGGGTGGACCTGGACGAGCGCGAGTCCTACTGCGCGAGCGAATTCG CGGTGAATGGAATCGTGCACGACGTGGACGTGCTCGGCACAGGGATCCGGCTGGTGACTCTGCTGGTGGACCGGGATGGGCTGTACAAGATGAACCGCCTGTACATCACTCCGGACGGGTTTTTCTTCCGAGTCCACATACTAGTCCTAGACTCCTCCAGCTGCAATAAGCCATGCCCAGAGTTTAAACCTG GAAGCAGGTATATTGTGATGGGCCACATTTACCATAAGAGACGCCAGCTCCCTACAGCTCTGCTCCAGGTCCTGAGAGGGCGGCTCCGTCCAGGAGATGGATTGCTCAGGAGTGGCAACAGCTACGTGAAGAGATTTAACCGAAAAAGGAATGGGCAAGTTCAAAGTGCCGTTCACACCCAGTGCGTTTGA
- the C15H17orf58 gene encoding UPF0450 protein C17orf58 homolog isoform X3 codes for MTARAFWLLCLIVGSSPEAPVAERKASPPHNRKPDPGGGPSAEGTPGPRAPPVPEEPRRPRAAEASPRAWPDPRRRKPPPPAENRAGFREAAREPAGPPSPRLAQAENRASPRRVPALEDSPRRSRARALRFPAARSLARAAEAAAGPAHPNRPRAAAPPPGPEPAPAPPPRLSPPRRDADPGAEPCARACRVDLDERESYCASEFAVNGIVHDVDVLGTGIRLVTLLVDRDGLYKMNRLYITPDGFFFRVHILVLDSSSCNKPCPEFKPGSRYIVMGHIYHKRRQLPTALLQVLRGRLRPGDGLLRSGNSYVKRFNRKRNGQVQSAVHTQCV; via the exons CGTCGCCACCCCACAACAGGAAGCCCGACCCCGGCGGCGGCCCGAGTGCGGAGGGGACGCCGGGGCCCCGGGCTCCGCCGGTCCCTGAGGAGCCGCGGCGGCCGCGCGCGGCCGAGGCCTCTCCCCGCGCTTGGCCCGACCCGCGACGCCGGAAGCCCCCGCCGCCCGCCGAGAACCGGGCCGGCTTCCGGGAGGCCGCGCGCGAGCCCGCCGGCCCGCCGAGCCCCCGCCTCGCGCAGGCCGAGAACCGCGCCTCGCCGCGCCGCGTGCCCGCGCTGGAGGACTCCCCGCGGCGCTCACGCGCCCGGGCCCTGCGCTTCCCGGCCGCGCGGTCGCTCGCGCGCGCCGCCGAGGCTGCCGCCGGCCCCGCCCACCCCAACCGGCCGCGCGCCGCCGCGCCGCCCCCGGGGCCCGAGCCGGCGCCTGCACCGCCCCCGCGCCTCAGCCCGCCGCGGAGGGACGCGGATCCCGGCGCCGAGCCCTGCGCGCGCGCCTGCAGGGTGGACCTGGACGAGCGCGAGTCCTACTGCGCGAGCGAATTCG CGGTGAATGGAATCGTGCACGACGTGGACGTGCTCGGCACAGGGATCCGGCTGGTGACTCTGCTGGTGGACCGGGATGGGCTGTACAAGATGAACCGCCTGTACATCACTCCGGACGGGTTTTTCTTCCGAGTCCACATACTAGTCCTAGACTCCTCCAGCTGCAATAAGCCATGCCCAGAGTTTAAACCTG GAAGCAGGTATATTGTGATGGGCCACATTTACCATAAGAGACGCCAGCTCCCTACAGCTCTGCTCCAGGTCCTGAGAGGGCGGCTCCGTCCAGGAGATGGATTGCTCAGGAGTGGCAACAGCTACGTGAAGAGATTTAACCGAAAAAGGAATGGGCAAGTTCAAAGTGCCGTTCACACCCAGTGCGTTTGA